From Zingiber officinale cultivar Zhangliang chromosome 5B, Zo_v1.1, whole genome shotgun sequence, the proteins below share one genomic window:
- the LOC121987833 gene encoding WRKY transcription factor 71-like, translating to MSGDQDHRELYNFFFQDEFSPLFPQKPAAGSAGADAYGHHSPAAPPTTTFLSITDLLRSSMVDYAAVDKAFGLSSSSSSQVPVAAATVGSELMLDVNSLSTGNPPVTPNSSNCSSSTEAAGDEDALRRCKEEQLKQEEEVQRPEEAVADHKVGDMSKEENDKPKKKGEKRAREPRVAFVTKSEIDHLEDGYRWRKYGQKAVKNSPYPRSYYRCTSQKCPVKKRVERCYQNPMIVITTYEGKHTHHCPITLRGSTHLFPPPPAMSASFCHNLMMQQAVQRLNSSAGDNKFGQRGNFIDPNVFLQNLPPSLQQLQFQDYGLLQDVVSSMVNERQLP from the exons ATGTCGGGGGATCAGGATCACAGGGAGCTCTACAATTTCTTTTTCCAAGATGAATTCTCGCCGCTCTTCCCCCAGAAGCCGGCGGCCGGAAGTGCAGGTGCAGATGCCTACGGCCACCATTCCCCGGCGGCGCCACCGACGACGACGTTCTTGAGCATCACCGACTTGTTACGGAGCTCGATGGTCGACTACGCGGCGGTGGATAAGGCTTTTGGATTATCGTCGTCGTCCTCTTCGCAAGTGCCGGTGGCGGCGGCGACGGTCGGTTCTGAGCTGATGCTGGATGTTAATAGTTTGAGTACTGGAAATCCTCCGGTCACGCCTAACTCTTCGAATTGTTCGTCGTCTACTGAGGCCGCCGGGGACGAGGACGCGCTCCGGCGGTGCAAGGAGGAGCAGCTGAAGCAGGAAGAGGAGGTGCAACGGCCTGAGGAGGCTGTGGCTGATCATAAAGTGGGCGATATGTCTAAGGAAGA GAATGATAAACCGAAGAAGAAGGGAGAGAAGCGAGCAAGAGAACCTCGCGTTGCTTTCGTCACTAAAAGCGAAATCGATCATCTTGAAGACGGCTATCGATGGAGGAAGTATGGTCAGAAAGCTGTCAAGAACAGCCCTTATCCAAG GAGCTACTACCGTTGCACGTCGCAGAAATGCCCGGTAAAGAAGAGGGTGGAGAGATGCTACCAAAATCCAATGATTGTGATAACCACCTACGAGGGAAAGCATACTCATCACTGCCCCATAACCCTAAGGGGGAGCACACACCTGTTCCCGCCGCCGCCGGCCATGTCTGCGAGCTTCTGCCACAATCTCATGATGCAGCAAGCTGTGCAACGACTGAACAGCAGCGCCGGCGATAACAAATTCGGACAGCGAGGGAACTTCATTGACCCTAATGTGTTTCTGCAGAACCTGCCGCCATCTCTCCAGCAGCTGCAGTTTCAGGACTATGGTCTCTTGCAAGACGTGGTTTCTTCCATGGTGAATGAGAGGCAATTAccatga